In Mus caroli chromosome 9, CAROLI_EIJ_v1.1, whole genome shotgun sequence, a single window of DNA contains:
- the Ackr4 gene encoding atypical chemokine receptor 4 — MALEQNQSVEYYYEENEMNYTHDYSQYEVICIKEEVRQFAKVFLPAFFTVAFVTGLAGNSVVVAIYAYYKKQRTKTDVYILNLAVADLLLLITLPFWAVNAVHGWILGKMMCKVTSALYTVNFVSGMQFLACISIDRYWAITKAPSQSGAGRPCWIICCCVWMAAILLSIPQLVFYTVNQNARCTPIFPHHLGTSLKASIQMLEIGIGFVVPFLIMGVCYASTARALIKMPNIKKSRPLRVLLAVVVVFIVTQLPYNIVKFCQAIDAIYLLITSCDMSKRMDVAIQVTESMALFHSCLNPILYVFMGASFKNYIMKVAKKYGSWRRQRQNVEEIPFDSEGPTEPTSSFTI, encoded by the coding sequence ATGGCTCTGGAGCAGAACCAGTCAGTGGAGTACTATTATGAGGAGAATGAGATGAACTACACTCACGACTACAGCCAGTACGAAGTGATCTGCATAAAAGAAGAGGTCAGGCAGTTCGCAAAAGTCTTCCTGCCTGCTTTCTTCACGGTAGCCTTTGTCACCGGGCTCGCAGGGAACTCCGTAGTTGTGGCGATTTACGCCTATTACAAGAAACAGAGGACCAAGACCGATGTGTACATTCTGAACCTGGCTGTAGCGGACTTGTTACTTCTGATCACGCTGCCTTTCTGGGCAGTTAATGCAGTTCACGGATGGATTCTAGGCAAAATGATGTGCAAAGTAACGTCAGCCCTGTACACGGTAAACTTTGTCTCTGGGATGCAGTTCCTGGCTTGTATCAGCATTGACAGATATTGGGCAATCACCAAGGCCCCCAGCCAATCAGGAGCGGGGAGACCCTGTTGGATCATCTGTTGCTGTGTGTGGATGGCCGCCATCTTGCTGAGCATACCCCAGCTGGTTTTTTACACAGTGAATCAGAATGCTAGGTGCACTCCCATCTTTCCCCACCACCTAGGAACATCCCTTAAAGCATCCATTCAGATGCTGGAAATCGGCATCGGCTTTGTGGTCCCGTTTCTCATCATGGGAGTGTGCTATGCCAGTACCGCCAGGGCGCTCATCAAGATGCCCAACATTAAAAAGTCTCGCCCCCTCAGGGTTCTGCTCGCGGTGGTGGTGGTTTTCATTGTCACCCAGCTGCCCTATAACATTGTTAAGTTCTGCCAAGCCATAGATGCCATCTACCTGCTGATTACCAGCTGCGATATGAGCAAGCGCATGGATGTCGCCATCCAAGTCACAGAGAGCATGGCGCTCTTCCACAGCTGCCTCAACCCCATCCTGTATGTCTTCATGGGGGCCTCCTTCAAAAACTATATCATGAAAGTGGCCAAGAAATATGGATcctggagaagacagagacagaacgtGGAGGAAATTCCTTTTGATTCTGAGGGTCCTACAGAGCCAACCAGTTCTTTTaccatttaa